Proteins from a genomic interval of Bacteroidales bacterium:
- a CDS encoding DUF92 domain-containing protein has protein sequence MLLSLSDTLANFAGQIEKSNVWFRAFHDRKSIYGIIVYILSAILILYLFLPDFLSLNIPYILFALIWAVILETASMRGSDNFSIPAGLALFFFLTYHYELNYLYLSIILIALAPAGLFLFQFNILTRRGSFAAYLLGFYLAGIAGWPWLISVLLFFLSSAALTKLQHAIQGVKNKSMARNTWQVIANIIWAVTSSVLFLLTHDEIFILLFIAFVAAVTADTWASEIGPLLSKKCFSLSTMRTAPAGTNGGISLLGSVAALSGATVISSIAYYLFFGSWQWDIIAILSASAFLASFVDSLLGAFVEVKLLRLNYFKKRKTSESITPNDLVNMAGSFSAFVFYLLLSWVF, from the coding sequence ATGCTGCTTTCCTTGTCAGATACATTGGCTAATTTTGCCGGTCAGATAGAGAAGAGCAATGTTTGGTTTCGGGCGTTCCATGATAGAAAAAGCATCTACGGAATTATTGTGTACATCCTGTCTGCCATTTTGATTCTATATCTTTTCTTACCCGATTTTTTGAGTTTAAATATCCCATATATCCTTTTTGCTTTGATATGGGCAGTGATTCTTGAAACAGCATCCATGCGAGGCTCTGATAATTTCAGTATTCCGGCAGGGCTTGCCTTGTTTTTCTTTCTGACTTATCATTATGAGCTTAATTATCTTTATTTGTCCATAATTCTTATTGCTTTGGCTCCAGCGGGCCTTTTCTTATTTCAATTCAATATTCTGACACGCCGGGGAAGCTTTGCTGCCTATTTACTGGGGTTTTATTTAGCAGGTATTGCAGGTTGGCCATGGTTGATATCTGTTTTGCTCTTCTTTTTGAGCTCTGCAGCTTTGACGAAATTACAGCATGCAATACAAGGCGTTAAAAATAAATCCATGGCGCGCAATACCTGGCAGGTTATTGCCAATATAATATGGGCAGTGACCAGCTCTGTCCTGTTTTTATTGACGCATGATGAAATATTTATACTTTTATTTATCGCTTTCGTAGCTGCAGTAACGGCTGATACCTGGGCCAGTGAAATTGGACCGCTGCTTAGTAAAAAATGCTTTTCCCTGTCGACAATGAGAACCGCACCGGCTGGTACAAATGGCGGCATCTCTTTACTTGGCAGTGTGGCCGCCTTGAGTGGTGCAACTGTTATCTCTTCCATAGCCTACTACCTCTTTTTTGGCTCCTGGCAATGGGATATTATAGCAATCCTCAGCGCCTCTGCGTTTTTAGCCTCCTTTGTGGATTCCCTGCTTGGCGCGTTTGTTGAAGTTAAACTGCTTCGCTTAAATTATTTTAAGAAAAGAAAAACATCAGAATCCATTACTCCCAATGATTTGGTAAATATGGCCGGTTCTTTTTCAGCTTTTGTTTTTTACCTATTACTATCATGGGTTTTTTAA